From Microbacterium sp. YJN-G, a single genomic window includes:
- a CDS encoding ABC transporter ATP-binding protein: MRPPPLRTRPNRPPAPPAPGTSRELSRRSTIASVTLDSVTLRYPSGTVGLDDIDLDVADGEFVALVGPSGSGKTTLLRTIAGFLTPTAGSVRIGDRTVAERGASTPPEQRGLGMVFQQHAVWPHWNVGRNVDYPLRRARVPRAERRVRVEEALDLVGLGGAALRDPATLSGGQRQRVALARALVARPRVLLLDEALSALDEPLRDRLRLELHDLTRRLGLTVVHVTHDRAEALALADRVVVLDGGRIRQTGTPDDLVQRPASAFIARFLSDATLVDGHAEGGVFTAAGHPLRVAGDAITVSGAACAAILPADVEVTPDAAGDAVVRSSLFTRSGGDLVLDWAGVALRVHAEGLRPRAGDRMRVRVRRAVVYEGHGDAASAGVPAVAAGARRAGELVHA, from the coding sequence ATCCGTCCCCCACCCCTACGAACCCGTCCGAACCGTCCGCCGGCACCGCCGGCACCCGGCACCAGCCGGGAGCTCTCGAGGAGATCCACCATCGCATCCGTCACGCTCGACTCCGTCACCCTCCGCTACCCGTCCGGCACCGTCGGGCTGGATGACATCGACCTCGACGTCGCCGACGGCGAGTTCGTCGCCCTCGTCGGCCCGTCGGGCTCGGGGAAGACGACGCTGCTGCGCACGATCGCCGGGTTCCTGACCCCGACGGCCGGCAGCGTACGCATCGGCGACCGCACCGTCGCCGAGCGGGGCGCGTCGACCCCGCCCGAGCAGCGCGGGCTCGGGATGGTGTTCCAGCAGCACGCGGTCTGGCCGCACTGGAACGTCGGACGCAACGTCGACTACCCGCTGCGCCGCGCCCGCGTTCCGCGCGCCGAGCGTCGCGTGCGGGTCGAGGAGGCGCTCGATCTCGTCGGCCTCGGCGGGGCGGCGCTCCGCGATCCGGCGACGCTGTCGGGCGGTCAGCGGCAGCGGGTCGCCCTCGCCCGCGCGCTCGTCGCCCGCCCGCGCGTGCTGCTGCTCGACGAGGCGCTCTCGGCACTGGACGAGCCGCTGCGCGACCGGCTGCGGCTCGAGCTGCACGACCTGACCCGTCGCTTGGGGCTCACGGTCGTGCACGTGACGCACGACCGTGCCGAGGCGCTCGCCCTGGCCGACCGCGTCGTCGTGCTCGACGGCGGGCGGATCCGTCAGACCGGCACACCGGATGACCTCGTGCAGCGCCCGGCAAGCGCCTTCATCGCCCGGTTCCTCTCGGATGCCACGCTCGTCGACGGTCACGCGGAGGGCGGCGTCTTCACGGCGGCCGGCCATCCGCTGCGTGTCGCCGGCGACGCGATCACGGTGAGCGGCGCGGCGTGTGCGGCGATCCTCCCCGCAGACGTCGAGGTGACACCGGATGCCGCGGGCGACGCCGTCGTGCGCTCATCACTGTTCACCCGTTCGGGCGGCGACCTCGTGCTGGACTGGGCGGGCGTGGCGCTGCGCGTGCACGCCGAGGGGCTGCGCCCCCGCGCCGGCGACCGGATGCGCGTCCGCGTGCGACGAGCCGTCGTCTACGAGGGGCACGGCGATGCGGCATCCGCCGGGGTTCCGGCCGTCGCGGCGGGCGCGCGTCGCGCCGGCGAGCTGGTGCACGCGTGA
- a CDS encoding ABC transporter permease, translating into MASASALPVAGPAIGRARGGARRLDGIRSLTVATWAACAFVVLLPLGAIIILASGSFQLGALLQDDVLEAGLNSLVSAGVSAVLAVIVGTAFAILLDRTDLPGRRTLRLLALTPLLVPPFVGAIAWLGVLGPASPVNQWWMQLTGAPLWSIYGGDGVIMLLTIHSYPLAMLIVAAALRRIPADLEQAARISGAGPARVLGTVTLPLLRPALLSSLLLIAVGNLADFGIPSIIGLPERYVTLATLVYRYLQSGTVAEPLAVVATIGTLLLAVALLAVLADALSGRRGRELDAAASPTSPLALGAARIPTAVVTWAIVLAITILPLLALLTQALLRAPGLPLVWQNLTLDNLVRALTSANALTGARNSILLALGAALVCGVLGLAIAVLATRTRIRTTRALQATVMLPQAIPGIVIAVAWLILAPRLGLFNTPWLILVAYVTSFTALVVQAIAAPLAGTPASAEEAARISGATRLRALIDISCRMALPAALSGMVIVAVTAVRELTLSVLLLSPGSQTLGVAIFSFQQAGAFSTAAAWSLIVAVLGIAVIGIATRAPAGRSG; encoded by the coding sequence GTGGCATCCGCTTCTGCTCTCCCCGTCGCGGGTCCGGCCATCGGCCGGGCCCGCGGCGGGGCGCGTCGCCTGGACGGCATCCGCTCGCTCACCGTCGCCACCTGGGCGGCGTGCGCGTTCGTCGTGCTGCTGCCGCTCGGCGCGATCATCATCCTGGCCAGCGGCAGCTTCCAGCTCGGCGCCCTGCTGCAGGACGACGTGCTCGAGGCGGGCCTGAACAGCCTCGTCTCCGCGGGGGTGTCCGCCGTGCTGGCGGTCATCGTCGGCACCGCGTTCGCGATCCTGCTCGACCGCACAGATCTGCCCGGCCGGCGCACCCTGCGCCTGCTGGCCCTGACTCCGCTGCTGGTGCCGCCGTTCGTCGGCGCGATCGCCTGGCTGGGCGTGCTCGGCCCCGCCAGCCCGGTCAACCAGTGGTGGATGCAGCTCACCGGCGCACCGCTGTGGTCGATCTACGGCGGCGACGGGGTGATCATGCTGCTGACGATCCACAGCTACCCGCTCGCGATGCTCATCGTCGCGGCCGCGCTGCGCCGCATCCCCGCCGATCTCGAACAGGCCGCCCGCATCTCGGGCGCCGGACCCGCCCGCGTCCTCGGCACCGTCACGCTGCCGCTGCTGCGCCCCGCGCTGCTGTCGTCACTGCTGCTCATCGCGGTCGGCAACCTCGCCGACTTCGGCATCCCGTCGATCATCGGGCTGCCCGAGCGGTACGTCACCCTCGCCACGCTCGTCTACCGCTACCTGCAGTCCGGCACGGTCGCGGAGCCGCTCGCGGTGGTCGCGACGATCGGGACGCTGCTGCTCGCCGTCGCCCTGCTCGCGGTGCTGGCGGATGCTCTGAGCGGGCGCCGAGGGCGCGAACTGGATGCCGCGGCATCCCCCACCTCACCGCTGGCGCTCGGCGCCGCGCGGATCCCCACCGCTGTGGTCACCTGGGCGATCGTGCTGGCCATCACGATCCTGCCGCTGCTGGCCCTGCTCACGCAGGCGCTGCTGCGCGCACCCGGGCTGCCGCTGGTGTGGCAGAACCTGACGCTCGACAACCTGGTGCGCGCGCTCACCTCGGCGAACGCGCTCACCGGGGCACGCAACTCGATCCTGCTGGCGCTCGGGGCGGCGCTCGTGTGCGGTGTGCTGGGGCTCGCGATCGCGGTGCTCGCCACCCGCACGCGGATCCGCACCACCCGGGCACTGCAGGCCACGGTCATGCTGCCGCAGGCGATCCCCGGCATCGTCATCGCGGTGGCCTGGCTGATCCTCGCCCCGCGCCTGGGGCTGTTCAACACGCCGTGGCTGATCCTCGTCGCGTACGTCACCTCGTTCACGGCGCTGGTCGTGCAGGCCATCGCAGCCCCTCTTGCCGGAACGCCCGCGAGCGCCGAAGAGGCCGCGCGCATCTCGGGGGCGACCCGCCTGCGGGCGCTGATCGACATCTCCTGCCGGATGGCGCTGCCCGCCGCCCTGTCGGGGATGGTGATCGTCGCGGTCACCGCCGTGCGCGAACTCACCCTGTCGGTGCTGCTGCTCTCCCCCGGCTCGCAGACGCTCGGCGTCGCGATCTTCAGCTTCCAGCAGGCGGGAGCGTTCAGCACCGCCGCGGCGTGGTCGCTGATCGTCGCGGTGCTGGGCATCGCCGTGATCGGCATCGCGACCCGCGCGCCGGCCGGCCGCTCCGGCTGA
- a CDS encoding ABC transporter substrate-binding protein, whose product MSVLRSTAGAVALGIAALVLAGCSTAAPAAEEPAASESAALEAATITLYTSEPQEKADALVAAFNEVHPEVTVEVFRAGTGDLTTRVAAEKEAGGVQADVFLAADAGTFENYAAEGMLQKYTPADIDSVNPDVVDAEGFYVGTRIIPTVIAYNTSLVTEAPTSWSDLTDAAYAGKLVMPNPDVSGAAAYNAAVWLDEPKLGEKWLSELAANKPVIADSNGPVSQAIATGAQPVGIVVDYLVRELAAQGSPIAISYPTEGVPYVSQPAGIFADSKEPEAAKAFVDFLVSEAGQSLAVEQSYLPVRSDVGTPEGAPSMDEITILTPDLEKIRASQPAAVDTFRSLFQ is encoded by the coding sequence ATGTCCGTTCTGCGTTCCACCGCCGGCGCCGTCGCGCTCGGCATCGCCGCCCTCGTCCTCGCGGGCTGCTCGACCGCCGCCCCCGCGGCCGAGGAGCCGGCCGCCTCCGAGAGCGCCGCTCTCGAGGCCGCCACCATCACGCTGTACACGTCCGAGCCGCAGGAGAAGGCCGACGCCCTCGTCGCGGCCTTCAACGAGGTGCACCCCGAGGTGACCGTCGAGGTCTTCCGCGCCGGCACCGGCGACCTCACCACCCGCGTGGCGGCCGAGAAGGAGGCGGGCGGCGTGCAGGCCGACGTGTTCCTCGCCGCCGACGCCGGCACGTTCGAGAACTACGCCGCCGAGGGGATGCTGCAGAAGTACACCCCCGCCGACATCGACAGCGTCAACCCGGATGTCGTCGATGCGGAGGGCTTCTACGTCGGCACCCGCATCATCCCGACCGTCATCGCGTACAACACGAGCCTGGTCACCGAGGCTCCCACCTCGTGGTCCGACCTCACCGACGCCGCTTACGCCGGCAAGCTCGTGATGCCGAACCCGGATGTCTCGGGTGCGGCCGCCTACAACGCCGCCGTGTGGCTGGACGAGCCGAAGCTCGGCGAGAAGTGGCTGTCGGAGCTGGCCGCCAACAAGCCCGTGATCGCCGACAGCAACGGCCCGGTCTCGCAGGCCATCGCCACCGGTGCGCAGCCGGTGGGCATCGTCGTCGACTACCTCGTGCGCGAACTCGCCGCGCAGGGCTCGCCGATCGCGATCTCGTACCCGACCGAGGGCGTCCCGTACGTCTCACAGCCGGCCGGTATCTTCGCCGACTCGAAGGAGCCCGAGGCGGCGAAGGCGTTCGTCGACTTCCTCGTGAGCGAGGCCGGCCAGAGCCTGGCCGTCGAGCAGTCGTACCTGCCGGTGCGCTCGGACGTCGGCACCCCCGAGGGCGCCCCGTCGATGGACGAGATCACCATCCTCACCCCCGACCTCGAGAAGATCCGCGCCTCGCAGCCGGCGGCCGTGGACACCTTCCGCTCGCTGTTCCAGTAG
- a CDS encoding metallophosphoesterase family protein, which produces MSRETGRLTVLHISDVHATDGTLLYGTVDGFARLRAVSDYVRHAAITPEAVVITGDLAQRGHAAVYPALAEALMRLEDEIGVPVLTTLGNHDDPDAARILPGHAAGHHRVVLLDGLRIVLLDSASGELGPAQLAWLAAVISEPHGDGTIVALHHPPLGSPLPTLAKAGLRDAASLLGVIAGTDVRAVLCGHFHHPLTATLRGMPVFVGPSLAYHQVMDAGPDTVSGHDKAMFSLVHLLPQGVTATSVGLESPAPLFTSSLPS; this is translated from the coding sequence ATGAGCCGCGAGACCGGGCGCCTGACCGTGCTGCACATCAGCGATGTGCACGCCACCGACGGCACACTGCTGTACGGCACGGTCGACGGTTTCGCCCGGCTGCGCGCGGTCTCGGACTACGTGCGGCACGCCGCGATCACCCCCGAGGCGGTCGTGATCACCGGCGACCTCGCCCAGCGCGGTCACGCCGCCGTCTACCCCGCCCTCGCCGAGGCGCTGATGCGGCTCGAAGACGAGATCGGCGTGCCGGTGCTGACCACCCTCGGCAACCACGACGACCCGGATGCCGCCCGCATCCTGCCCGGCCACGCGGCCGGCCACCACCGGGTCGTGCTGCTGGACGGACTTCGGATCGTGCTGCTCGATTCGGCATCCGGAGAGCTGGGCCCCGCCCAGCTGGCCTGGCTCGCCGCGGTGATCTCCGAACCGCACGGCGACGGCACGATCGTGGCTCTGCATCACCCGCCGCTGGGCTCCCCGCTTCCGACGCTCGCCAAGGCGGGGCTGCGCGACGCCGCATCCCTGCTCGGAGTGATCGCCGGCACCGATGTGCGCGCCGTGCTGTGCGGGCACTTCCACCACCCGCTGACCGCCACCCTGCGCGGGATGCCCGTGTTCGTCGGACCGTCGCTGGCCTACCACCAGGTGATGGATGCCGGCCCCGACACGGTCAGCGGCCATGACAAGGCGATGTTCTCGCTCGTGCACCTGCTGCCGCAGGGCGTCACCGCCACAAGCGTCGGCCTCGAGTCGCCTGCTCCCCTCTTCACGTCTTCCCTTCCCTCCTGA
- a CDS encoding tyrosine-protein phosphatase, which translates to MQAIEVDGLFNARATDARAPWLVRTGSVDALTAAGAEELRELGVSLIVDLREESEAAPAAHGIPVRRVALYGEAPPEAGRLEDVYEALLRRRGAALAQAVGLIAEAEGAVVVHCTAGKDRTGLVVALARLAAGEDRDAVVADYALSGQRVRPVREAHARTVAAALPTSEQREALRLHLDSPREAILHALEVIDGFGGAVAYLRAHGLGEAQLRLLDAKTRVPA; encoded by the coding sequence ATGCAGGCCATCGAGGTCGACGGGCTCTTCAACGCACGGGCCACCGACGCCCGCGCCCCCTGGCTCGTGCGCACCGGATCCGTCGATGCGCTCACCGCTGCCGGAGCCGAAGAGCTGCGCGAACTCGGCGTCTCGCTCATCGTGGATCTGCGCGAGGAGTCCGAGGCAGCCCCCGCCGCCCACGGCATCCCGGTCCGCCGCGTCGCCCTGTACGGTGAGGCTCCCCCCGAGGCCGGCCGCCTGGAGGACGTGTACGAGGCGCTGCTGCGCCGCCGCGGCGCGGCGCTGGCCCAGGCCGTCGGCCTGATCGCCGAAGCAGAGGGCGCTGTCGTCGTGCACTGCACGGCCGGCAAGGACCGCACCGGCCTCGTGGTGGCACTCGCCCGGCTGGCCGCCGGCGAGGATCGGGATGCCGTCGTCGCCGACTACGCGCTCTCCGGCCAGCGCGTCCGCCCGGTGCGCGAGGCGCACGCCCGTACGGTGGCCGCCGCGCTCCCCACCTCCGAGCAGCGCGAGGCGCTGCGCCTGCACCTGGACAGCCCGCGCGAGGCGATCCTGCACGCCCTCGAGGTCATCGACGGATTCGGCGGCGCGGTCGCCTACCTGCGCGCGCACGGGCTCGGCGAAGCACAGCTGAGGCTGCTCGACGCGAAGACACGGGTGCCGGCATGA
- a CDS encoding MurR/RpiR family transcriptional regulator — MTVIRPEITVLARVRAGMRSLGPSETRVAEIILAQPVEVVDWSTTELAAAAGTSTATVIRACQNLGFRGFQHLRLELARAAPLVHPVTAEVHGDTFDEAVDALRLAQESVHPELIVRAADELRAARRVVLVGNGFSGPPLQDFAMRLSTRGRSVEAPIDPLAQQFAVTSLSAGDVCLALSYSGANVQTLRACTAASEHGAHVILVTSYARSPLGRLADTTIATGPAAVAHDVDPFLARLGHTVVLHALHEQLAEESAQSDVEGIRHAVADALSDD, encoded by the coding sequence ATGACCGTGATCCGGCCGGAGATCACCGTGCTCGCCCGCGTGCGCGCCGGGATGCGCAGCCTCGGACCGAGCGAGACGCGGGTCGCCGAGATCATCCTCGCCCAGCCCGTCGAGGTCGTCGACTGGTCGACCACCGAGCTCGCCGCCGCGGCCGGCACGTCGACCGCGACCGTGATCCGTGCGTGTCAGAATCTCGGCTTCCGCGGATTCCAGCACCTGCGCCTCGAGCTCGCCCGTGCCGCTCCGCTCGTGCACCCGGTCACCGCCGAGGTGCACGGCGACACCTTCGACGAGGCTGTGGATGCCCTGCGCCTGGCGCAGGAGAGCGTGCATCCCGAGCTGATCGTCCGAGCCGCCGACGAGCTGCGCGCCGCCCGGCGGGTGGTGCTGGTCGGCAACGGGTTCTCCGGGCCGCCGCTGCAGGACTTCGCGATGCGGCTGAGCACCCGCGGGCGCTCCGTCGAGGCGCCGATCGACCCGCTCGCTCAGCAGTTCGCCGTCACCTCGCTCAGCGCGGGCGATGTCTGCCTGGCGCTGAGCTACTCCGGTGCGAACGTGCAGACGCTGCGCGCGTGCACGGCGGCATCCGAGCACGGCGCGCACGTCATCCTCGTGACCAGCTATGCGCGCTCGCCGCTCGGCCGGCTCGCCGACACCACCATCGCGACCGGCCCCGCCGCGGTGGCACACGACGTCGACCCGTTCCTCGCCCGGCTCGGGCACACGGTGGTGCTGCACGCCCTGCACGAGCAGCTCGCCGAGGAGAGTGCGCAGTCCGACGTCGAGGGCATCCGCCACGCCGTCGCCGACGCGCTGAGCGACGACTGA
- a CDS encoding DNA-3-methyladenine glycosylase family protein, which yields MTLMTDAAQRATPAPRESVYRPPHPLDLARTVGMLRRGGTDPTMVADGPRLWMAFRTDAGVATLCLRQGTDGVRASAWGPGAAEALDRVPRLCGADDDSAGFVIGHPQLEEAARRHPGIRMTRTDRVFDALACAIIEQKVTGMQAFGAWRYLVTRFGVRAPGPTPRPLFASPSHEVWRSIPSWEFHRAAVEPPQARTIARSAMRGASIERAMLAASDGDRRDRVLTSLPGIGVWTSAETRIRSLGDPDAVSVGDFHLAHEVGYALTGSRTDDDGMLELLAPWAGHRQRIIRLIFASGIREPRRGPRLAPEDHRRR from the coding sequence ATGACCCTGATGACGGATGCTGCACAGCGGGCCACTCCGGCCCCGCGCGAGTCCGTCTACCGGCCACCGCATCCGCTCGATCTCGCCCGCACCGTCGGGATGCTGCGCCGCGGCGGCACGGATCCGACGATGGTCGCCGACGGCCCACGGCTCTGGATGGCCTTCCGGACGGATGCGGGCGTGGCCACGCTCTGCCTGAGGCAGGGCACCGACGGCGTCCGTGCTTCGGCCTGGGGCCCCGGCGCCGCGGAGGCGCTCGACCGCGTGCCCCGCCTGTGCGGCGCCGACGACGATTCGGCGGGATTCGTCATCGGCCATCCGCAGCTCGAAGAGGCAGCGCGACGGCATCCCGGCATCCGGATGACACGCACCGATCGCGTCTTCGATGCGCTGGCGTGCGCAATCATCGAGCAGAAGGTCACCGGGATGCAGGCCTTCGGCGCATGGCGATACCTGGTCACCCGCTTCGGGGTGCGCGCACCAGGCCCGACGCCGCGGCCGCTGTTCGCCTCGCCGTCACATGAGGTGTGGCGCAGCATCCCGTCGTGGGAGTTCCACCGTGCCGCCGTCGAGCCGCCGCAGGCGCGCACGATCGCCCGCTCCGCGATGCGCGGCGCGAGCATCGAGCGCGCGATGCTCGCCGCATCCGATGGCGACCGCCGCGACCGCGTGCTCACCAGCCTGCCGGGGATCGGGGTGTGGACGTCGGCCGAGACCCGCATCCGCTCACTGGGCGACCCGGACGCCGTCAGCGTCGGCGACTTCCACCTCGCGCACGAGGTCGGCTACGCGCTCACCGGCAGCCGCACCGACGACGACGGGATGCTGGAACTGCTCGCGCCGTGGGCCGGCCACCGCCAGCGCATCATCCGCCTGATCTTCGCCTCCGGCATCCGCGAGCCGCGCCGCGGCCCCCGCCTCGCCCCCGAGGACCACCGCCGCCGCTGA
- a CDS encoding winged helix-turn-helix domain-containing protein yields the protein MPNTAALLDRPVTAPVRVVSRADAAADLPSIRSPRGFALYVGIDEIKAAEAGVSLPLLVDALRRTLAELAPNAETHATVALAPQSAGGRDLDVVRLALHEPGAIARANAAIEEEQDEDAGVVVDISRKRVLLDGESAAFTYKEFELLQYLVLREGRTIERSELVSALWQSSSDEDAPGERTIDVHVRRLRAKLGRHEDIVRTVRGVGYRFDRHADVTIRFGHGTPSPDRF from the coding sequence ATGCCGAACACCGCCGCTCTTCTCGATCGCCCCGTCACCGCCCCCGTCCGCGTGGTCTCCCGCGCCGACGCCGCCGCTGACCTGCCGTCGATCCGCTCGCCCCGTGGCTTCGCCCTCTACGTCGGCATCGACGAGATCAAGGCCGCCGAGGCCGGTGTCAGCCTTCCGCTGCTCGTCGACGCGCTGCGCCGCACGCTCGCCGAGCTGGCCCCGAACGCCGAGACCCACGCCACCGTCGCCCTCGCCCCGCAGTCCGCGGGCGGCCGCGACCTGGACGTCGTCCGTCTCGCCCTGCACGAGCCCGGTGCGATCGCCCGCGCGAACGCCGCCATCGAAGAGGAGCAGGACGAGGACGCCGGCGTCGTCGTCGACATCTCCCGCAAGCGCGTGCTGCTCGACGGCGAGTCGGCCGCCTTCACGTACAAGGAGTTCGAGCTGCTGCAGTACCTGGTGCTGCGCGAGGGACGCACCATCGAGCGCTCCGAGCTCGTCTCGGCCCTGTGGCAGTCCAGCTCGGACGAGGATGCCCCGGGCGAGCGCACCATCGATGTGCACGTGCGTCGTCTGCGCGCCAAGCTCGGACGCCACGAAGACATCGTGCGCACGGTCCGCGGCGTCGGCTACCGCTTCGACCGGCACGCCGACGTCACCATCCGCTTCGGCCACGGCACCCCCTCGCCCGACCGCTTCTGA
- a CDS encoding GNAT family N-acetyltransferase codes for MIQPAYASGFELTDEKDASRYTLTRDGELVSVLDYRDDGRTIALTRAFTIPKHRGHGYAAHIVAGAVDDIEARGDRQVSPVCWYVADWFDANPGKRHLLRRG; via the coding sequence GTGATTCAGCCTGCATATGCCTCCGGATTCGAGCTGACCGACGAGAAGGACGCGTCGCGGTACACCCTGACGCGCGACGGCGAGCTGGTCAGCGTGCTCGACTATCGCGACGACGGGCGGACCATCGCCCTGACCCGCGCGTTCACGATCCCCAAGCACCGCGGCCACGGCTACGCCGCGCACATCGTCGCCGGCGCGGTGGATGACATCGAGGCACGCGGCGACCGCCAGGTGTCGCCGGTGTGCTGGTACGTCGCCGACTGGTTCGACGCGAACCCCGGCAAGCGCCACCTGCTGCGCCGCGGCTGA
- a CDS encoding exonuclease SbcCD subunit D: MRILHTSDWHIGRTFHGHSTLAALAEVLVALVAQVREHEVDVVIVAGDVFDSATPAASAYTLLDEALLALHETGATVIMTSGNHDSAARLGFHSRLLRDGIHVLTDPLAITTPVTVSDEHGPVHFFGIPYLEPAIVRRHWTDAADAPDADAETTDADEETDAVAAPRPALRTQAQVMHHAMSLVREGMAVHRGRSVAVAHCFAAGVDATAGLEREVRQGGLDMVPLASFDGPDYVALGHIHGRQQLSDRVRYSGAPLHYSFGEQHKERGSWLVDLDASGLVSTTWLALPVPRPLVTLTGTLDEILSDENAAAHADSWVCAVYTDAVPQHEPMRRLRERFPFCALVQHQPDGADAVDDRSYAQRLRTAVTDVERIEAFLEHVRAGQGATEREAELIRDVLDDRVRAEALA, translated from the coding sequence ATGCGAATCCTGCACACCTCCGATTGGCACATCGGCCGCACGTTCCACGGGCACTCCACGCTCGCGGCGCTGGCCGAGGTGCTCGTCGCGCTGGTCGCGCAGGTGCGCGAGCACGAGGTCGACGTCGTGATCGTCGCGGGTGACGTGTTCGACTCCGCCACGCCGGCGGCATCCGCCTACACCCTTCTCGATGAGGCGCTGCTCGCGCTGCACGAGACCGGGGCGACGGTCATCATGACCAGTGGCAACCACGACTCCGCCGCGCGGCTGGGCTTCCACTCCCGGCTGCTGCGCGACGGCATCCATGTGCTCACCGATCCGCTCGCGATCACGACGCCGGTCACGGTGAGTGACGAGCACGGTCCGGTGCACTTCTTCGGCATCCCGTACCTCGAGCCGGCGATCGTCCGCCGGCACTGGACGGATGCCGCGGATGCTCCGGATGCCGACGCCGAGACGACGGATGCCGATGAGGAGACGGATGCCGTAGCCGCGCCGCGCCCCGCGCTGCGCACCCAGGCGCAGGTGATGCACCACGCCATGAGCCTCGTGCGGGAGGGGATGGCGGTCCACCGGGGACGCTCCGTCGCCGTCGCGCACTGCTTCGCCGCCGGCGTGGACGCCACCGCCGGGCTGGAGCGCGAGGTCCGCCAGGGCGGACTCGACATGGTTCCGCTGGCCTCGTTCGACGGACCCGACTACGTCGCGCTCGGCCACATCCACGGCCGCCAGCAGCTCAGCGACCGGGTGCGCTACAGCGGCGCACCGCTGCACTACAGCTTCGGCGAGCAGCACAAGGAGCGCGGTTCATGGCTGGTCGACCTCGACGCGTCGGGTCTGGTGAGCACGACGTGGCTGGCCCTTCCGGTGCCGCGTCCGCTGGTCACGCTGACCGGCACGCTCGATGAGATCCTCTCCGACGAGAACGCCGCCGCACACGCCGACAGCTGGGTGTGCGCGGTCTACACCGACGCGGTGCCGCAGCACGAGCCGATGCGCCGGCTGCGCGAGCGGTTCCCGTTCTGCGCGCTCGTGCAACACCAGCCCGACGGCGCGGATGCCGTCGATGACCGCTCCTATGCGCAGCGACTGCGCACCGCGGTCACCGACGTCGAGCGGATCGAGGCGTTCCTCGAGCACGTGCGAGCCGGGCAGGGTGCGACCGAGCGCGAGGCCGAGCTCATCCGCGACGTTCTCGATGACCGCGTGCGCGCCGAGGCGCTCGCCTGA